The nucleotide window CACCGCCTTCACCAGCCGGTCCACCTGCTCGGCCGGGAGATGGCCGCCCCGTTCGACATGGGCGGACAGCCGCAACTGACGCTTGGAGGTGTGCACGGGCAGCGGGACCGCACCGTCCGTTTCCGCGATCACCAGCCGCACGGTGTTGGAGCCGACGTCGAGCACACCCATATGCATCCCCTGCGGCTACCCCGAAAAGCCCCCGGCACACCGGGATCGGCGAGGTGATCCGGTGCAGGTCCGGAGCGGGGTCACAGACGTGCCGTCTCCGCCGAGGCGATCCGCGCGCCCATGTTCCGCTCCATCATCCGCAGGGCCGCGTCCGCGAGGTCGGCGTGGATGTGGGCGACCGCGTCCTCGGGGATCGTCACCTCCAGCTGCCGGATGTGGGCGTCGAGCGCGGAGTACAGCACGCACTGCTCGGTCAGCTGGCCGCACAGCACCACATGCCCGACGCCCAGCTGGTTCAGGAGGTGGCTCAGCGGCGTCTCGTAGAAGATCGAGTGCCGTGCCTTCACGACGAACAGCGATGTGTCGTCGGGCCGGACCGGTTCGACGAGATCGGCGTGCGGTCCCGCGAGCGCGGTCTCCATGATCTCCCCGAGGTGCGAGCGCCACTCGCCGAAGTTGTCGTTGACGTAGATCACCGGGACGTCCCGCTCCCGGGCCCGCTCCAGGAGGCGGGCCACCGCGGGCAGTGCCTTGCGCGCCGCCGGGAGCAGCTGCTCGGCGTCCTCGTGGTCGTAGGTGCTGATCATGTCGATGACGATCAGCGCGGTGTTCCCGGTCCGGGCTTCGTCCATGTGCTCGTGCTTTCTGCTCTGGTGGGGAGGTGCCGGGAGGACGTTTCGGGTACCCCCGACCGGCTACTGGAAAAACATGGTGCAGATCGGATACACGATGATGACCGAGCAGGCCGGACCCCGTGAGCTCGTACAGCACGTGGTGGCCGCCGAGAAGGCCGGCTTCGACTTCTCGGTGACGTCCGACCACTACTTCCCCTGGCTGACGGAACAGGGACACGCGCCGTACGCGTGGAGCGTCCTGGGCGCCGCCGCGCAGGCCACCTCCACGATCCCGCTCATGACGTACGTGACCTGTCCGACGACCCGCTACCACCCGGCGGTCGTCGCCCAGAAGGCCGCGACCATGCAACTGCTCGCCGAGGGCCGCTTCAGGCTCGGGCTCGGTTCGGGGGAGAACCTCAACGAGCACGTGGTCGGCGGCGGCTGGCCCGCCGCGCACGTACGCCTCGACATGCTCGAGGAGGCCGTCGGGATCATCCGCGCGCTCTTCGGGGGCGGGAACGTGAACCACCACGGCACGTACTTCGACGTGGAGAACGCCCGGCTCTTCGACCTGCCGGACGAGCCGCCCGCCATCGGTGTCGCCGTCTCCGGCGAGCGCTCCTGCGCCCTCGCCGGCCGGCTGGCCGACCTGGTGATCGCCACCGAGCCGAAGGCCGAGCTGATCGACTCCTTCGACCGGCACGGCGGCGGCGGCAAGCCCAGGGTGGGGCAGCTGCCGATCTGCTTCGACACGGACAGGGACGCCGCCGTCGCGCGGGCCCACGAGCAGTTCCGCTGGTCGCTCGGCGGCTGGCCGGTCAACTCCGAACTCCCGGGTCCGGCGGGCTTCGACACGGCCACGCGGTACGTCCGTCCCGAGGACGTCGCCGAGGGCATCCCGTGCGGCGACGACGTGGACGCAGTCGTCGAAGCCGTCCGCCCCTACGTCGAGGCGGGCTTCACCGAGGTCGCCCTGGTCCAGATCGGCGGCGACCGGCAGTACCCCTTCATGGAGTGGGCCGAGAAGGAACTGCTGCCCGAACTGAGGAATCTGTGAACCCGACAGCGAAAGGACCGGCATGGCCATCGCCACGTACTGCCTCGTAGCACTCGACTGCCCGGACCCGCCCGCCCTCGCGGAGTTCTACGCGGGCATCCTGGGCGGCGAGGTCCGGCGGGACAGCGACGACTGGTACGACCTCCACGCACCCGGCGGCCACCGCATCTCCTTCCAGCGGGCCCCCGGCCACCGCCCGCCGCACTGGCCGGACGCGGACGGCTCCCAGCAGCTGCACCTCGACTTCACGGTGCCGGACATCGACGCGGCCCAGGAGCAGGTGCTGGCCCTCGGAGCCACCCCGCTCGACCTGGACGACAAGGACGGCAGCCGGGGCTTCCGGGTGTACGCGGACCCGGCGGGCCACCCCTTCTGCCTCGTCACGGACTGACACCCGCCCCGTCCAGACGGGCCACCACCGTACGCACGGCCCGGGACACCGCCTCGCGCGACTCGTCCGTCGGTCCGTGGAGCTCGAAGCCGTGCCGGCCGTTCGGTACGTCGACGACCTCGAGCGGGGCCTTCGTCTCCCGCGCGGCAGCGGTGAACCGCGCCACCGTGGCGGCGATCAGGGGTGTCTCCAGCCCTGCCCGCGTGAGCACGAGCGGTGGCGGTGCCGCGCCGTCGGCGCGCAGGGCGTCCACCGGACGGAAGCGGGGGCCGACCGCGCCCCAGCCGGGCAGCGGGGCCAGGATCGGGTAGGTGAGGGCGAGGCAGCGCAGCCACGGGGGCGGGGCGCCGAGCCAGTCCGCGGCGAGCGGACCGGCGCCGGAGAAGATCCACAGACCGATGCGCCGGGCGTCCACCCGGGGGTCGGCCCGCAGGATTTCGAGGGCCTCGGTCACGTCGTCCGCCGCCTGCGCGTAGTCGGTGACGCCGTGCAGGCGGTGCTCCACGACGGCGCCCACCGCGCCCAGGCTCGCCGCGAGGCGGGCGTAACCGAGGTAGAACGGCGTGTCGCGCGGCGCCGGGACGAGGTCGGCCGGCACCGGCCCGCCGTGCACGAACAGCACGGCGGGCCGCGGCCCTCCCGCGTCCCCCGGTTCCGGCAGGTGCAGGTCCACCCGTCCGATCCGTACCCGTGGCCGCTGCGGGACGTCGAGCAGGAAGGAGCCGAGGAACGGCGGCTCGCCCTCGGGCACGGTCAGCCGCCGCCCCTCGCCCGCGGCCGCGCGGATCAGCACCCCGGCCAGTTCGTCCGGGCAGGAGAGCATCGGCCAGTGGCCGGTGGCCAGTTCGAAGAAGCCCACCCGCGGATCGGCCAGCTTCCGGAACTGCGGCGGACCGGTGCGCACCAGCGCCTCGACCAGTTCGAGGGTCGTCCCGCCCGCCGTGCACAGGATGCCGCTGCTCGGCACGGCCGCGGCAGCGCCGGTCAGCCGCAAGGGCTGCGTCAGCGTGCGCCGGGGCTGCGGGGCCGCCAGCCGGCTCAGCAGGTCGAGCTGGTGCGCGGACAGACCTTCCGTGCTGCCCCACCGCTCCCACTGCGCCGGAGCTGGTGGCGGGAGCGGACCGGAATCCCCCTGGGCGCTCAGCAGTTCGTGCGCCGACGGGTCCGGCACCAGGGCCAGCGCCGCATCGCCGTCCTGCGGCATCCCGGCGTCCAGGTGCACGATCCGCGCGATCCGCTCCGCGCGGCGGTCCGCCGCGCCCAGCACGGGGTGGATGCCGTAGCCGTGGCCCACCAGCACCAACTCCTCCCGCGGCGCCCGCTGCCGGAGAAGGTCGATCAGGCGGATTACGTCCTCGACATGCGTCTCCAGGTCGGCCCCGGGCTGCCGGCTCGGCGTCACCGGATGCGCTCCGGCGCCCGATTCCCGCAACCGCTCGGCCACTTCGCTCCAGACGCGTCCGTCGGTGAACGGGCCGGAGACCAGGATGAACGTGGACATGCGCACCTCCAGGGGCTGGGTTCGTCCTGGGTAACCTAGGAACTCCCCCTGAGGGAGGTTCAACCCTTGCCACCGGAAGCCACCCTGAGCATCGGCGAACTCGCCGCGTCGGCCGGCACCACGGTCAAGACCGTCCGCTTCTACTCCGACCGCGGCCTGCTGCCCGAAGCCCCGCGCAGCGGCGGCGGTCACCGCCGGTACGGCCCCGGGGCGGCGGCCCGGCTGCGCACGATCCGCGCCCTGCGCTCGCTCGGCGTGTCCGTCCCCGAGATCGGGCGGGTCCTCGACCGCGCGGACGGCGGTGACGGCGCGGACGGGCCGGTCGAGGGCGACGGTGGTGACGTCCTGGCTGCCGTCGTGGCACGCCGGCTGGACGACCTGGGCACCGAACTCGCCGCCCTGCGCTGGCGCGAGGCCGCACTGCGGGCGCTGCGGGACGGCGCCCCGGAGAGGCTCGCGGAGCGCCTCGAACTGATCGGGGCGGTCAGCGTCCCGCCCAGCACCTCCGCCCTCGCCCACTACTGGCGGCGCGTACTGCCGGTCCGCCTCTCCACCCGCCTGCGCAGGTCCGTCACCGACGCGGCCGTCCCGCAGCCCCCGGCGGACCCGACCCCGGACCAGGTGCTGGCCTTCGCCCGCCTCCACGCCCTGGCGACGGCCGCCACCGACCACTGCCTGGTCTCCCACCGGCCCGTCACGGCCGTCCACCCGGACCTGCTCTACGACGGGCTGCACGAGGCGCACCGGCTGGTGGAGGCCGCCCTGCGGACCGGCCGGGACCCCGGTCCCGGCGAGGCGCTGGACTGCTACGTCGCCGCCCACGCCCGCGCCGCGGACACCCGTGACAGTCCCGCCTTCCGCCGCGTCCTCACCGTCCGTCTCGCCGCGGCGGACCACCCGGTGATGGCCCGCTACTGGCAGCTGGCGGGGGAGCTGACCCCCGGCCCGACCCTGGGCGGCGCCGACGCCTGGCTCCGTGAGGCACTGACCGCGAGCACGACGGCGGCCTGAACGGGCGGCGCCTCACGAGGGGTGTCTCAGGGGCGGTACCGCAGGGGATGGTCCGCCGGGACCTCGGTGATGACGATCTCCGTCCCGTCCGGGTCCGCGAGCCACATCTCGATGAGCCCCCACGGCTCCTTCACCGGAGGCCGGCGCACCTCGACGCCCGCGGCCACGAGCTCCTCGTACGCCGCCCTCGCGTCGGCCACCTGGAGCCACAGCCTGACGGCCGGGGAGGGCGGTTCCCCGCCGCGGCCCGAGACCTCGAGGAAGCCGCCGCCCAGGAAGTAGACGGTGCCGCGCTCGGGGCCCGTACCGAACTCGCGGTAGACGGGCAGCCCCAGCTTCTCGCCGTAGAAGACACGGGAACGCTCGGGGTCGGCGGGGCGGAGCAAGGTCCGGCTGCTCAGTACGTGCACCATGCGCCCGAGCCTAGGGCCGAAGAGGGGAGGGTTACCCTCGTCCATGGCCGAGCCGCGCCCGAGATTCGGAGAACCGCCCCATGCACACCGCCGCCCCCGAGGGACTGACCTTCCGCGACGCCGTCGACTCCGACGTGGACGCCCTGGTCGCACTGATCGAGTCGGCCTACCGCGGGGACTCCAGCCGCGCCGGCTGGACCACCGAGGCGGACATCCTGCAAGGGCAGCGGACGGACCCGGAGGGCGTCCTCGCGGTCGTCGAGTCTCCTGACAGCCGCCTGCTGACCGTCGAGCGCGAGGGCGCGGTGGTCGCCTGCTGCCAGCTCGAACACCGTGGCACGTACGCCTACTTCGGCATGTTCGCGGTGAGCCCCGCGCTCCAGGGGGCGGGCCTGGGCAAGGTGATCATCGCGGAGGCCGAGCAGCTGGCCCGGGCGACCTGGGGCGTCACGGAGATGCACATGACCGTGATCTCCGTGCGCGAGGACCTCATCGCCTGGTACGAGCGGCGCGGCTACCGCCGTACGGGAGAGATGACCCCCTTCCCGTACGGCGACGAGCGGTTCGGCGTCCCGCAGCGCGCCGACCTGCAGTTCGAGCTCCTGGTCAAGCCGCTCGCATAGCCGTCGCGCCGCCGGTCGCCCGGCCGGCGGCTACGCCGTGAAGCGGCCGGTGCGTTTGATCTCCGGGTAGTCGGTGGTCGCGCCGTCCAGTTCCAGGGCGCGCACCAGCCGCAGGTGGTCCTGCGTGTTCACGACCCAGCCGATGATCCGCAGGTCCGCCTTGCGGGCGCGCTCGACGACCTCCAGGGTCAGCCGCCGGATGTTGAGCACGAGGGTGGTGGCGCCGACGGCGGTCGCCCGGTCGACGACGTCGACGCCGTACCGGCTGGCGACCAGCGCGGTGCGCACACCGGGCACGAGCCGCGCGGTCTCGGTGATCGCCTCGTCGTGGAAGGACAGCACCTCGACCCGGCCGACCAGATCGCGCCGGTTCATGACCTCGGCCAGCGCCCGGGCCGCGGCCACGTCCTTGATCTCGGCCTGGAGCGGGGCCG belongs to Streptomyces sp. V3I8 and includes:
- a CDS encoding cysteine hydrolase family protein → MDEARTGNTALIVIDMISTYDHEDAEQLLPAARKALPAVARLLERARERDVPVIYVNDNFGEWRSHLGEIMETALAGPHADLVEPVRPDDTSLFVVKARHSIFYETPLSHLLNQLGVGHVVLCGQLTEQCVLYSALDAHIRQLEVTIPEDAVAHIHADLADAALRMMERNMGARIASAETARL
- a CDS encoding LLM class F420-dependent oxidoreductase — its product is MVQIGYTMMTEQAGPRELVQHVVAAEKAGFDFSVTSDHYFPWLTEQGHAPYAWSVLGAAAQATSTIPLMTYVTCPTTRYHPAVVAQKAATMQLLAEGRFRLGLGSGENLNEHVVGGGWPAAHVRLDMLEEAVGIIRALFGGGNVNHHGTYFDVENARLFDLPDEPPAIGVAVSGERSCALAGRLADLVIATEPKAELIDSFDRHGGGGKPRVGQLPICFDTDRDAAVARAHEQFRWSLGGWPVNSELPGPAGFDTATRYVRPEDVAEGIPCGDDVDAVVEAVRPYVEAGFTEVALVQIGGDRQYPFMEWAEKELLPELRNL
- a CDS encoding VOC family protein, translating into MAIATYCLVALDCPDPPALAEFYAGILGGEVRRDSDDWYDLHAPGGHRISFQRAPGHRPPHWPDADGSQQLHLDFTVPDIDAAQEQVLALGATPLDLDDKDGSRGFRVYADPAGHPFCLVTD
- a CDS encoding alpha/beta hydrolase — encoded protein: MSTFILVSGPFTDGRVWSEVAERLRESGAGAHPVTPSRQPGADLETHVEDVIRLIDLLRQRAPREELVLVGHGYGIHPVLGAADRRAERIARIVHLDAGMPQDGDAALALVPDPSAHELLSAQGDSGPLPPPAPAQWERWGSTEGLSAHQLDLLSRLAAPQPRRTLTQPLRLTGAAAAVPSSGILCTAGGTTLELVEALVRTGPPQFRKLADPRVGFFELATGHWPMLSCPDELAGVLIRAAAGEGRRLTVPEGEPPFLGSFLLDVPQRPRVRIGRVDLHLPEPGDAGGPRPAVLFVHGGPVPADLVPAPRDTPFYLGYARLAASLGAVGAVVEHRLHGVTDYAQAADDVTEALEILRADPRVDARRIGLWIFSGAGPLAADWLGAPPPWLRCLALTYPILAPLPGWGAVGPRFRPVDALRADGAAPPPLVLTRAGLETPLIAATVARFTAAARETKAPLEVVDVPNGRHGFELHGPTDESREAVSRAVRTVVARLDGAGVSP
- a CDS encoding MerR family transcriptional regulator, with protein sequence MPPEATLSIGELAASAGTTVKTVRFYSDRGLLPEAPRSGGGHRRYGPGAAARLRTIRALRSLGVSVPEIGRVLDRADGGDGADGPVEGDGGDVLAAVVARRLDDLGTELAALRWREAALRALRDGAPERLAERLELIGAVSVPPSTSALAHYWRRVLPVRLSTRLRRSVTDAAVPQPPADPTPDQVLAFARLHALATAATDHCLVSHRPVTAVHPDLLYDGLHEAHRLVEAALRTGRDPGPGEALDCYVAAHARAADTRDSPAFRRVLTVRLAAADHPVMARYWQLAGELTPGPTLGGADAWLREALTASTTAA
- a CDS encoding VOC family protein yields the protein MVHVLSSRTLLRPADPERSRVFYGEKLGLPVYREFGTGPERGTVYFLGGGFLEVSGRGGEPPSPAVRLWLQVADARAAYEELVAAGVEVRRPPVKEPWGLIEMWLADPDGTEIVITEVPADHPLRYRP
- a CDS encoding GNAT family N-acetyltransferase, with the protein product MHTAAPEGLTFRDAVDSDVDALVALIESAYRGDSSRAGWTTEADILQGQRTDPEGVLAVVESPDSRLLTVEREGAVVACCQLEHRGTYAYFGMFAVSPALQGAGLGKVIIAEAEQLARATWGVTEMHMTVISVREDLIAWYERRGYRRTGEMTPFPYGDERFGVPQRADLQFELLVKPLA
- a CDS encoding glycerophosphodiester phosphodiesterase family protein, encoding MNFLTIGHRGIMGVEPENTLRSFTAAQQAGLDLIELDLHLSKDGALVVMHDADVDRTTDGSGPIAEKTLAELRMLDAGRGERVPVFEEVLDAVTAPLQAEIKDVAAARALAEVMNRRDLVGRVEVLSFHDEAITETARLVPGVRTALVASRYGVDVVDRATAVGATTLVLNIRRLTLEVVERARKADLRIIGWVVNTQDHLRLVRALELDGATTDYPEIKRTGRFTA